The following nucleotide sequence is from Halapricum desulfuricans.
TCACGACGCTGGCGACGGTGACGCCGATGGCGACCTCGATCGCCTCGACGGGGTAGACCGGCGAGACGCCGAAGGCCGTGGTGTCCAGAAACGGCCGACCCACCACGAGGGCGGCCACGGCGACGGCGGCGAACGACAGCAGCCCGAGCGCGGCGAAAGCGACGATGCGGACGCCGGGAAGGGTCGCCTCGGTCTGGGAGACGCCGAAGGCGAAC
It contains:
- a CDS encoding MnhB domain-containing protein → MKPYRESPVVTHTVRAVVPFILTFGLFTLLHGTKSVGGGFQGGVIVASVAVLFSFAFGVSQTEATLPGVRIVAFAALGLLSFAAVAVAALVVGRPFLDTTAFGVSPVYPVEAIEVAIGVTVASVVTGLFFELARADDA